The Bacteroidota bacterium genome window below encodes:
- a CDS encoding FAD-dependent oxidoreductase — translation MNENILNPKFGYTFADLFVSEKLRNLSEDFYKYFESANSEKFEEFKKYRDSLGEGYTYIQASEVIMNSSVYLSDFLGELFNVQEHLSKYLDEAQYNEDIFLFKKEFVQRKVFRRFKPADLENINWPELDAFVTKIKLCFADKLDFDVDEEKFTARFVNELAELEKNYRWFYEGDKFAPENFQIPDNYKACAAKLIPEIKTASGITEDEKEYDNIKFLMEKIMQWVFAKRQYDKDAAKWVSYFEPEKLDFDHLVHTETPEPNFPEKLEGEEKHFIQRNGFELHDHRMSERQILNQVDYCMYCHDREKDSCSKGLTDRFGALKANPLGIELTGCPLNEKISEAHLLRKSGRPLSALAIVAIDNPMCPGTGHRICNDCMKGCIYQKQEPVNIPQVETNTLRDVVNLPYGFEIYTLLTRWNPINIKRPYAEEYNGKNVLVVGMGPAGYTLSHHLLNAGFGVTGTDALKIEPLFGEYTGINPLTNERSEPKAIKDFSKEIEQELDKRIMQGFGGVTEYGITVRWDKNFLSMIYVNLARRNNFRLYDGVRFGSSIKIDDAWEMGFDHIAIAAGAGMPTIVDMKNNLAKGVRKSTDYLMSLQLSGASKDDNLTSTMIQLPAVVIGGGLTAIDTTTETAAYYPVQVKRVLDRYEKITAEKGEDYFWSTFNEEDKEIIKTFIAHGKEVRAEEELAKVENRKTNYIDLVRKFGGVSLVYRKRMQDSPAYRLNHEEIKEALEQGVYFVENLSPTEIVKDKYGRAEKVIFEKQTVEKTEDGKIKYRSSGEFIEMPAKTVQVAAGTSPNSMYEFENPETFEMDAKWQYFKTFKPVKGDDGKYSLEAVSTKEDGFFTSYNKNGKFISFYGDIHPKYVGSVVKAMASAKKGSWDVVDILKNEEGKFKTSKEFFEITDEKFVARVHSVKRLNDRTIELIIKSKSGADKFSAGQFFKLQNYEVLTEKKNGISTAFEGVALAGVSADKENGLLKFVVIERGVSTSLIKNLKEGEKVFLMGPTGNTPKISTGQNVLIAGGGSGNAVLLSVAQELKKQNNNVLYFAGYRKNDEVFDREIIESSSDKVIWCSEEGDINPAREQDTFFKGTIIEGIKNYVSNDKDLKHINKIITAGSPEMMQGIRDARKTFLKEYLNGHEAVANINSPMQCMMKAVCARCLLRNVDPETGKEKFVYSCECQEQKLDEIDFSNLEERLEMNAPMEKLNRLYYECFVK, via the coding sequence ATGAACGAAAATATTCTAAACCCCAAATTCGGGTACACATTTGCAGATTTGTTTGTCAGCGAAAAACTCAGAAATCTCTCTGAGGATTTTTATAAGTATTTTGAAAGCGCGAATTCTGAAAAATTTGAAGAATTTAAGAAATACCGCGATTCCCTGGGCGAGGGCTATACTTATATTCAGGCATCTGAAGTAATAATGAATTCCAGCGTTTACCTTTCCGATTTCCTCGGAGAACTTTTTAATGTACAGGAACATCTTTCAAAATATCTTGATGAGGCACAGTACAATGAAGATATATTTTTATTTAAAAAAGAATTTGTTCAGAGAAAAGTATTCAGAAGATTTAAACCTGCCGACCTTGAAAATATAAACTGGCCGGAACTGGATGCTTTTGTAACAAAAATAAAATTATGCTTTGCAGATAAATTAGATTTTGATGTTGATGAAGAAAAATTCACTGCAAGATTTGTAAACGAGCTTGCCGAGCTTGAAAAAAATTACAGATGGTTTTATGAAGGCGATAAATTCGCTCCCGAGAATTTCCAGATTCCCGATAATTATAAAGCCTGCGCGGCAAAGTTAATCCCTGAAATAAAAACAGCAAGCGGAATTACTGAAGATGAAAAGGAATACGATAATATTAAATTCCTTATGGAAAAAATTATGCAGTGGGTTTTTGCAAAACGTCAATATGATAAAGACGCTGCAAAATGGGTTTCATACTTCGAGCCTGAGAAATTAGACTTTGACCATCTTGTTCACACTGAAACTCCCGAACCAAACTTTCCTGAAAAACTTGAAGGCGAAGAAAAACATTTTATACAGAGAAACGGATTTGAGCTTCACGACCACAGAATGAGCGAAAGGCAGATTCTGAATCAGGTTGATTATTGCATGTATTGCCATGACAGGGAAAAGGATTCATGCTCAAAAGGACTAACGGACAGATTCGGCGCTTTAAAAGCTAATCCACTTGGAATAGAACTCACGGGCTGCCCGTTAAATGAAAAAATTTCCGAAGCGCATTTGCTCAGAAAAAGTGGAAGACCGCTCTCTGCGCTTGCAATTGTAGCAATTGATAACCCAATGTGTCCCGGAACAGGGCATAGAATTTGTAATGACTGTATGAAAGGATGTATTTACCAGAAACAGGAACCCGTAAATATACCTCAGGTTGAGACAAATACGCTAAGAGATGTAGTAAATCTCCCATATGGATTTGAAATCTACACGCTTCTCACACGATGGAATCCTATTAATATAAAACGTCCTTACGCTGAAGAATACAATGGCAAAAATGTATTGGTTGTCGGTATGGGACCTGCTGGTTACACCCTTTCACATCATTTATTAAATGCGGGATTTGGTGTAACGGGAACAGATGCGTTGAAAATTGAGCCGTTGTTTGGTGAATATACAGGAATAAATCCTTTAACGAATGAAAGAAGTGAACCGAAAGCAATAAAAGATTTTTCAAAAGAAATTGAGCAGGAGCTGGATAAGAGAATTATGCAAGGCTTCGGCGGAGTTACAGAGTACGGTATTACCGTCCGCTGGGATAAAAATTTCTTATCGATGATTTATGTAAATCTTGCGAGAAGAAATAATTTCAGATTATATGACGGAGTGAGATTCGGCAGCTCAATAAAAATTGATGACGCATGGGAAATGGGATTTGACCACATTGCCATTGCAGCGGGAGCAGGAATGCCGACGATAGTTGATATGAAAAATAATCTTGCAAAAGGTGTAAGAAAGTCGACTGATTATTTAATGTCACTGCAGTTATCAGGCGCAAGCAAGGATGATAATCTTACAAGCACGATGATTCAGCTTCCGGCAGTAGTTATCGGCGGGGGATTGACTGCAATTGATACTACAACGGAAACGGCAGCATATTATCCTGTTCAGGTAAAAAGAGTTTTAGACAGATACGAAAAGATAACGGCAGAGAAGGGTGAAGATTATTTCTGGAGCACATTCAATGAGGAAGATAAAGAGATAATAAAAACTTTTATTGCTCACGGAAAAGAAGTAAGAGCAGAAGAAGAGCTTGCAAAAGTTGAGAACAGAAAAACAAATTATATAGATTTAGTCAGAAAGTTCGGCGGAGTTTCACTGGTATATCGAAAGAGAATGCAGGATTCACCGGCATACAGACTGAACCACGAAGAAATAAAAGAAGCGCTTGAGCAGGGAGTTTATTTTGTTGAAAACTTATCTCCGACTGAAATTGTTAAAGACAAATACGGAAGGGCAGAGAAAGTAATTTTTGAAAAACAGACAGTAGAAAAAACTGAGGACGGAAAAATAAAATACAGAAGCAGCGGTGAGTTTATTGAAATGCCTGCAAAGACTGTTCAGGTAGCCGCGGGAACATCGCCGAACTCAATGTATGAATTCGAAAATCCAGAGACTTTTGAGATGGATGCCAAGTGGCAGTATTTCAAAACGTTCAAACCTGTAAAAGGTGATGACGGTAAGTATTCACTGGAAGCAGTAAGCACTAAAGAAGACGGTTTCTTTACATCATACAATAAGAACGGAAAGTTCATTTCCTTCTACGGAGATATTCATCCGAAGTATGTCGGAAGCGTTGTGAAGGCAATGGCATCTGCGAAGAAAGGCTCATGGGATGTTGTAGATATTTTAAAAAATGAAGAAGGTAAGTTTAAAACTTCAAAAGAATTTTTTGAAATTACTGATGAAAAATTTGTTGCAAGAGTTCATTCTGTAAAGAGACTGAACGACAGAACAATTGAGCTTATTATAAAAAGCAAATCCGGCGCTGATAAATTTAGCGCGGGACAGTTCTTTAAATTACAGAACTATGAAGTGCTGACTGAAAAGAAGAACGGAATCTCGACAGCATTTGAAGGTGTTGCTCTTGCAGGTGTAAGCGCAGATAAAGAAAACGGTCTGCTTAAATTTGTTGTTATTGAGCGCGGAGTTTCAACCTCACTCATTAAGAATTTAAAAGAAGGCGAAAAAGTTTTCTTGATGGGACCGACAGGTAATACGCCTAAGATTTCCACGGGACAAAATGTCCTTATTGCAGGAGGCGGTTCAGGTAATGCAGTGCTGCTTTCAGTTGCGCAGGAATTAAAAAAGCAAAATAATAACGTTTTGTACTTTGCAGGATACAGAAAAAATGATGAGGTTTTTGACAGGGAAATAATAGAAAGCTCCAGCGATAAAGTTATATGGTGCTCGGAAGAAGGAGATATAAATCCTGCAAGAGAACAAGATACATTTTTCAAAGGCACTATCATCGAAGGAATTAAAAATTACGTTAGTAACGATAAAGATCTGAAACATATAAATAAAATTATTACGGCAGGAAGTCCTGAAATGATGCAGGGAATCCGTGATGCGCGAAAAACATTTTTAAAAGAATATCTTAACGGACACGAAGCAGTTGCAAATATTAATTCACCTATGCAATGTATGATGAAAGCGGTCTGCGCGCGATGTCTGCTGAGAAATGTTGACCCTGAAACAGGCAAAGAAAAATTTGTTTATTCCTGCGAATGCCAGGAGCAGAAGCTTGACGAAATTGATTTTTCTAACTTAGAAGAGAGATTAGAGATGAATGCTCCTATGGAAAAACTCAATAGATTATATTATGAATGTTTTGTGAAATAA
- a CDS encoding CoA-acylating methylmalonate-semialdehyde dehydrogenase has product MKYSEVKNFIDGKFTSNGQARMDVLSPIDGKVISKVLLSKKNDLDAAVESAKKAFPAWSATPIKERVQIFYRYRTLMEKHMDELSYITHLENGKTIDEARAEVEKSIELTEFACSLPQLIGGEILEVSKGVECRIDHAPLGVVASIAPFNFPHMVPHWTIPNALALGNCMIMKPSEQVPITSSYIADMLKEAGLPDGVFNVVNGDRDIVEAICDHPGIAAVSFVGSTKVAKIVYIRSTGTLKRCVALGGAKNHLIVLPDANVAMTASNVAASMSGCAGQRCMAASAMVGVGPIDHIVEKLVEESKKIVPGKNLGSVISKEAKERIERYITEAEKLGAKVLVDGRNATVPDHEGGFYVGPTVIDYVTPDMAIAKEEVFGPVIAILRTDSLEEAIKIENSSNYGNAASVFTQNGSFARYVMEHASAGMIGVNIGVPVPREPFSFGGWNESKFGTSDITGKSSIEFWTQLKKTSIKWNAEAKTNWMS; this is encoded by the coding sequence ATTAAATATTCCGAAGTAAAGAATTTTATTGACGGAAAGTTCACTTCTAACGGGCAGGCAAGAATGGACGTACTTTCACCGATTGACGGTAAAGTTATCTCAAAAGTTCTCCTTTCAAAGAAAAATGATTTAGACGCAGCAGTAGAATCCGCTAAAAAAGCGTTTCCTGCCTGGTCAGCAACTCCTATAAAAGAAAGAGTACAGATTTTCTATCGCTACAGAACTCTGATGGAAAAGCACATGGACGAGCTTTCTTACATTACACACTTAGAAAACGGCAAAACAATAGACGAAGCAAGAGCTGAAGTTGAAAAAAGCATAGAACTTACAGAATTTGCATGTTCATTACCGCAGTTAATCGGCGGTGAAATTCTTGAAGTAAGCAAAGGTGTTGAGTGCAGAATTGACCACGCTCCTTTAGGCGTAGTTGCTTCCATCGCTCCTTTCAACTTCCCGCACATGGTTCCTCACTGGACAATTCCGAATGCGCTTGCCCTCGGAAACTGTATGATAATGAAACCATCTGAGCAGGTACCTATTACATCAAGCTACATTGCAGATATGCTTAAAGAAGCAGGACTTCCTGACGGAGTGTTCAATGTTGTAAACGGAGACAGAGATATAGTAGAAGCAATCTGCGACCATCCGGGAATTGCAGCAGTTTCGTTCGTCGGCTCAACAAAAGTTGCAAAGATTGTTTATATACGTTCAACAGGCACATTAAAAAGATGTGTTGCGCTTGGTGGAGCAAAGAACCACTTAATAGTATTACCTGATGCTAACGTTGCAATGACTGCATCAAACGTTGCTGCTTCAATGTCAGGCTGCGCAGGTCAGAGATGTATGGCTGCATCTGCAATGGTAGGCGTAGGACCGATTGACCACATTGTAGAAAAATTAGTAGAGGAATCAAAGAAAATCGTTCCGGGAAAAAATCTCGGTTCAGTTATTTCAAAAGAAGCAAAAGAAAGAATCGAAAGATATATCACTGAAGCAGAAAAGCTCGGCGCAAAAGTACTTGTTGACGGAAGAAATGCAACAGTGCCTGACCATGAAGGCGGATTTTATGTAGGACCTACGGTTATTGACTATGTAACTCCCGATATGGCAATTGCAAAAGAAGAAGTATTCGGACCTGTAATCGCAATTTTAAGAACAGATTCACTTGAAGAAGCAATTAAAATTGAAAACAGCTCGAACTACGGAAACGCAGCATCTGTATTCACACAAAACGGAAGTTTTGCAAGATACGTAATGGAACATGCATCTGCAGGAATGATTGGCGTAAACATCGGAGTTCCTGTTCCGCGTGAACCGTTCTCCTTCGGCGGTTGGAACGAATCGAAATTCGGAACAAGCGATATTACAGGTAAGAGCTCAATAGAATTCTGGACACAATTAAAGAAGACAAGCATTAAATGGAATGCTGAAGCGAAGACGAATTGGATGAGCTAA
- a CDS encoding aminotransferase class III-fold pyridoxal phosphate-dependent enzyme, with protein sequence MYQITQNRDEVIDNSLLYTLTSWSKQKGLKPMPIKSGKGIFIYDYDGKRYFDFSSQLICINIGHGHPKVAEAVAKQMSEISYVYPGMVTAARGDLGKKLAEIAPGDMNKAFFTLGGAEAIENAIKLARVYTGRHKIVSFYQSYHGATYASATAGGDPRKHAIDSQQPGNFVHVENPYFYRCPWNSKTPEECSEMAAAHMERVIQYEGPQTVAAILMEGESGSSGCIKYPAGYWKKIEAIAKRYGILLICDEVMSGFGRTGKWFGVDHHGVVPDIMTMAKGLTSAYLPMGGVMVRDEIAHAFDEKPLPLGLTYSAHAVTCAAANAVIDIYKEENLIENAANMGKYMDEQVAKLMDKHPSIGDFRNTGLLGCLELVKNRDTKEPMARWNAPPNEMEVMNKVMAKISELGMYTMGRWNMIFIAPPLCITKEQIDEGLDIISKALTIADEHCS encoded by the coding sequence ATGTATCAAATCACACAAAACAGAGATGAAGTAATAGATAATAGTCTTCTTTACACTCTGACTTCATGGTCGAAGCAAAAGGGACTAAAGCCAATGCCGATAAAAAGCGGCAAAGGTATTTTTATATACGATTACGACGGGAAAAGATATTTTGATTTCTCCTCGCAGCTTATCTGTATTAACATAGGGCACGGGCATCCGAAAGTTGCAGAGGCAGTTGCAAAGCAAATGAGCGAAATCAGTTACGTCTACCCCGGAATGGTAACGGCAGCAAGAGGTGACCTTGGAAAAAAACTAGCAGAGATAGCTCCCGGAGATATGAACAAAGCGTTCTTTACTCTCGGCGGAGCAGAAGCAATTGAAAATGCAATTAAGCTCGCACGTGTTTACACAGGCAGACATAAAATAGTTTCTTTTTATCAGTCATATCATGGAGCAACATATGCCTCTGCAACAGCAGGAGGCGACCCGAGAAAGCATGCAATAGATTCTCAGCAGCCGGGAAATTTTGTCCACGTTGAAAATCCTTACTTCTACAGATGTCCGTGGAACAGCAAGACTCCGGAAGAATGTTCGGAAATGGCAGCTGCTCACATGGAAAGAGTAATTCAATACGAAGGACCCCAGACAGTTGCTGCAATTTTAATGGAAGGCGAATCAGGTTCATCAGGATGCATAAAATATCCTGCCGGCTACTGGAAAAAAATTGAAGCGATTGCAAAAAGATACGGAATACTTTTGATCTGCGACGAAGTAATGAGCGGATTCGGACGCACGGGAAAATGGTTCGGTGTTGACCATCACGGAGTTGTACCTGACATCATGACAATGGCAAAAGGTCTTACATCAGCTTATCTCCCTATGGGAGGAGTAATGGTAAGAGACGAGATTGCTCATGCATTTGATGAGAAACCATTGCCGCTCGGACTTACATACTCGGCTCACGCAGTTACATGCGCTGCAGCAAATGCAGTAATAGATATTTATAAAGAAGAGAATTTAATTGAGAACGCTGCCAACATGGGAAAATACATGGATGAGCAGGTTGCAAAGTTAATGGATAAACATCCTTCAATCGGCGACTTCAGAAATACTGGTCTGCTTGGCTGTCTTGAATTAGTAAAGAACAGAGATACAAAAGAGCCTATGGCAAGATGGAACGCTCCGCCGAATGAAATGGAAGTAATGAATAAAGTTATGGCAAAAATTTCCGAGCTTGGTATGTACACAATGGGAAGATGGAACATGATTTTCATCGCTCCACCGCTTTGCATTACCAAAGAACAGATTGATGAAGGTCTTGATATAATTTCAAAAGCTTTAACAATAGCTGACGAACATTGTAGTTAA
- a CDS encoding response regulator has protein sequence MSKNSNNTEIIDAKSILPALLESLSIGIGVYKYVYGKKGEIVDFEKIIVNSATEKMSGRTKEELLGKRIGEEYPGIKEDGIFEKLVKVAETGVPLDIEHFYNHEGFSTWFRLRAGKIENGLVITFEDINEHKIFAEALKKSEDKYRNLAENQPIAVTRFNIESNKYEFVNKEFVRQTGYSREEFDSLSPEQLRDIIYPEDAEKVLEEYRKWKDEDYKTNLRVDYRIKNKSGQIVWLDTFLYAEYNDNGGVQCINQLCIDVTDIRKKEEEYRKTQERYNLAITAIKDGIWDWDLNIDDIFLSKAFLDIIGYTKGEIPDFRKFWEDAVHPDDKETLYNALHDHIDGKTDVFTNLHRIKHKNGEWIWVESKGKCFRDDKGKAYRFLGTLTDISERKKTEEEIINARKEAENALKTKAEFLATMSHEIRTPMNAVIGMSGLLMETELTEEQREFADTIRLSGDHLLTIINDILDFSKIESERLTLEEQPFELSSCVEDVYDLMGPRALAKRLDLLYQIDSQIPHIIVGDVTRLRQILGNLVSNAIKFTDFGEVFTSVDLVKRDGDDLLLSFSVKDTGIGIHEEKKKKIFEAFSQADSSTTRRYGGTGLGLAISSKLVEMMKGEIWVESEFGKGATFHFTINVQASKQQITKLYQSGHIPEIRNKKILIVDDNKTNRNILVQQAKSWGMAAEAYETGAEVLEVLKTDKIFDLAILDMLMPDMDGLELGQKIKQISGREALPMIMLTSVGNLKEYKEPANNIFAEYISKPIKKNELFNVLVKVLTNSAISFGREQTENKLDKKLAEKLPLKILVAEDNLINQKLAVRLLQQMGYSADVASNGLEVLEALNRQHYEIVFMDIQMPEMDGLEATKHILKNRKLELRPKIIAMTANVMQGDREICLEAGMNDYIGKPILIEEVQKALIKWGKEIRAEREMRKMRFSKTFLDMDVVNGLKEIGDKGFVDDMVKLYIDQSVELIDSIRENSAKSNFDRVFLDTHSLKGSSLNLGARDIAELCRQIETKIKEVDTPGLMYLIKELEKTFEGTKEELLTINN, from the coding sequence ATGTCCAAAAACTCCAACAATACAGAAATTATTGATGCTAAATCCATACTACCTGCTCTTCTTGAGAGCTTGTCTATTGGTATTGGTGTTTATAAATATGTCTATGGTAAAAAAGGGGAGATAGTTGATTTTGAAAAGATCATCGTAAACTCCGCGACTGAAAAAATGTCCGGACGCACAAAAGAAGAACTGCTTGGTAAAAGAATTGGTGAAGAATATCCCGGAATAAAAGAAGACGGCATTTTTGAAAAACTTGTGAAAGTTGCTGAGACCGGAGTACCGCTGGATATCGAACACTTCTATAATCACGAGGGATTCTCAACCTGGTTCAGATTAAGGGCAGGTAAAATTGAAAACGGATTAGTTATTACTTTTGAAGATATTAATGAGCATAAAATATTCGCAGAAGCATTAAAGAAGAGCGAAGATAAATACCGCAACCTTGCAGAAAACCAGCCTATAGCAGTTACACGTTTTAATATTGAGAGCAATAAATACGAGTTCGTAAATAAAGAATTTGTTCGTCAAACAGGTTACAGCAGAGAAGAATTTGATAGTCTTAGTCCCGAACAGCTCCGGGATATAATTTATCCCGAAGATGCAGAAAAGGTTTTGGAAGAGTATAGAAAATGGAAAGATGAAGATTATAAAACCAATCTGCGTGTTGATTACAGGATTAAAAACAAATCCGGACAAATTGTATGGCTCGATACATTTCTTTATGCAGAGTACAATGATAACGGAGGTGTTCAGTGCATCAATCAGTTATGCATTGATGTCACAGATATCAGAAAAAAAGAAGAGGAATACAGAAAAACACAGGAGAGATATAATTTAGCAATAACTGCAATCAAAGACGGTATATGGGACTGGGATTTAAATATAGATGATATATTCCTTTCAAAAGCATTTCTTGATATAATAGGATATACAAAAGGAGAAATACCGGATTTCAGAAAATTCTGGGAAGACGCAGTTCATCCTGATGACAAAGAAACATTATATAATGCTCTGCATGATCATATTGACGGAAAGACAGATGTATTTACAAATCTTCACAGGATAAAACATAAAAACGGTGAGTGGATATGGGTAGAGTCAAAAGGTAAATGCTTCAGAGATGACAAGGGAAAAGCTTACAGATTCCTTGGGACATTGACGGACATATCTGAGAGAAAGAAAACAGAAGAAGAAATTATTAATGCCCGCAAAGAAGCTGAGAATGCCTTGAAGACAAAGGCAGAGTTCCTTGCAACGATGAGCCATGAAATCCGAACACCTATGAATGCAGTAATAGGTATGTCAGGTTTATTAATGGAAACAGAGTTAACAGAAGAGCAGAGAGAGTTTGCTGATACTATAAGATTAAGCGGAGACCATCTGCTTACAATTATCAATGACATTCTTGATTTCTCAAAAATAGAATCTGAAAGATTAACACTTGAAGAGCAGCCGTTCGAGCTCAGCTCATGCGTAGAAGATGTTTATGATTTAATGGGGCCTCGCGCATTGGCAAAGAGACTGGATTTACTGTATCAGATAGACTCACAAATCCCGCATATTATAGTAGGTGATGTTACACGCTTAAGACAAATTCTCGGTAACTTAGTTTCTAACGCAATTAAGTTTACAGATTTTGGTGAAGTGTTTACATCTGTAGATTTAGTTAAACGTGACGGTGATGATTTATTGCTTTCATTCTCTGTGAAAGACACTGGAATCGGAATTCACGAAGAAAAGAAGAAGAAAATTTTTGAAGCGTTCTCCCAGGCAGATTCATCAACAACCCGCAGATACGGCGGAACAGGCTTAGGACTTGCAATCAGCAGCAAGCTTGTTGAAATGATGAAGGGTGAAATATGGGTAGAGAGTGAGTTCGGCAAAGGCGCAACATTCCATTTTACAATTAATGTACAGGCATCAAAGCAGCAGATAACAAAATTATATCAGAGCGGACATATTCCTGAAATCAGAAATAAGAAAATTCTAATTGTTGACGATAATAAAACGAACAGAAATATTCTTGTACAGCAGGCGAAGTCATGGGGAATGGCTGCCGAAGCTTATGAAACAGGCGCAGAGGTTTTAGAAGTACTGAAGACAGATAAAATTTTTGATCTCGCAATTCTTGATATGCTTATGCCCGACATGGACGGACTTGAACTGGGACAGAAGATAAAACAAATTTCGGGACGCGAAGCTTTACCTATGATTATGCTTACATCTGTTGGGAATTTAAAAGAGTATAAAGAACCTGCCAACAATATTTTTGCCGAGTATATTTCCAAGCCGATTAAAAAGAACGAGTTATTCAATGTGCTTGTAAAAGTGTTGACTAACTCTGCAATTTCATTCGGAAGAGAGCAGACTGAAAACAAGCTTGATAAAAAGCTTGCAGAAAAACTCCCTCTGAAAATTTTAGTAGCTGAAGATAATTTAATAAACCAGAAGCTCGCAGTTAGGTTGCTGCAGCAGATGGGTTACTCAGCAGATGTTGCAAGCAACGGACTGGAAGTTCTTGAAGCCTTGAACCGCCAGCATTATGAAATTGTGTTTATGGATATACAAATGCCGGAGATGGACGGGCTTGAAGCGACCAAACATATTTTAAAAAACAGAAAACTTGAACTTCGCCCGAAAATTATTGCAATGACAGCAAACGTTATGCAGGGCGATAGAGAAATATGTCTTGAAGCAGGAATGAATGATTACATAGGCAAACCTATTCTCATAGAGGAAGTACAGAAAGCATTAATAAAGTGGGGTAAGGAAATACGCGCTGAAAGAGAAATGCGCAAGATGCGTTTCAGCAAAACTTTTCTGGATATGGATGTTGTGAACGGATTAAAAGAAATAGGAGATAAAGGGTTTGTTGATGACATGGTAAAATTATATATTGACCAGTCAGTTGAATTAATAGATAGTATAAGAGAAAATTCTGCAAAGAGTAATTTTGACAGAGTGTTCCTTGATACACACAGTCTTAAAGGCTCAAGCTTAAATCTTGGCGCAAGAGATATTGCCGAGCTGTGCAGACAAATTGAAACGAAGATAAAAGAAGTAGATACACCCGGCCTTATGTATTTAATAAAAGAACTAGAAAAAACTTTCGAAGGCACCAAAGAAGAACTTCTCACAATAAACAATTAA
- a CDS encoding NCS1 family nucleobase:cation symporter-1 — MDSDSQDLVLKNDITSSPLYSEDLAPVSQSHRTWGTWNYAALWISMSLCIPTYMLASSLIEGGMNWWQSILTIFIANTVVLIPMILNGRAGAKYGIPFPVFVRASFGVKGANIPAVLRAIVACGWFGIQTWIGGFSIYQMIHVWYPGIANLPHIFPAWMGLETGPAITFLLFWLLNMYVVYLGVDSIKKLLVFKAFFLPAAAVALLFWAINAGNGLGPILATPSKFTTSGEFWNFFFPALTGMVGFWATLSLNIPDFTRYAKSQKAQIVGQAIGLPPSMTLFAFIGVVVTSATTIIYGTTIWDPVVLAGKFENKLVVSIAMICVAISTLATNIAANIVSPANDFAQLAPSKIDFRKGGYITGVIGILILPWKLIADPNGYIFMWLVAYSSLLGPVGGIMIIDYFFVRKQRLHLNELYDVKGEYSYSGGYNKAALIALLLGILPNVPGFLLNVNLVGKDMFPLWLSNLYHYAWFIGFAISGLLYYVFMKNRVPAADTQTL, encoded by the coding sequence TTGGATAGTGATTCACAGGATTTAGTTTTAAAGAACGATATTACATCTTCACCGCTTTACAGTGAAGACTTAGCCCCTGTCTCTCAATCCCACAGAACATGGGGCACATGGAACTACGCGGCGCTATGGATAAGCATGAGCTTATGCATTCCGACGTATATGCTTGCAAGCTCTTTAATAGAGGGCGGAATGAACTGGTGGCAGTCAATCTTAACGATTTTCATTGCCAATACAGTTGTGCTTATTCCCATGATATTGAACGGCAGAGCAGGCGCGAAATACGGAATACCGTTCCCTGTTTTTGTGCGCGCAAGCTTTGGTGTTAAGGGCGCAAACATTCCTGCAGTCCTTCGTGCAATTGTTGCGTGCGGATGGTTCGGCATACAGACATGGATAGGCGGATTTTCAATCTACCAGATGATTCATGTATGGTACCCCGGCATTGCAAATTTGCCGCATATTTTTCCTGCATGGATGGGACTCGAAACAGGTCCTGCAATAACGTTCTTACTTTTCTGGTTACTCAATATGTACGTTGTTTACCTTGGTGTAGACAGCATAAAAAAACTTTTAGTTTTCAAAGCGTTCTTTTTACCTGCAGCAGCAGTAGCTCTTTTGTTCTGGGCAATCAATGCAGGCAACGGACTTGGACCTATACTTGCAACTCCGTCTAAGTTTACTACAAGCGGCGAGTTCTGGAATTTCTTCTTCCCTGCCTTAACAGGCATGGTCGGATTCTGGGCAACACTTTCATTGAATATTCCTGACTTCACGCGATACGCAAAAAGCCAGAAGGCGCAGATTGTCGGACAGGCAATCGGCTTGCCGCCTTCAATGACTTTATTTGCTTTTATCGGAGTAGTGGTTACATCGGCAACAACGATTATTTACGGAACGACAATTTGGGACCCCGTCGTATTAGCAGGAAAATTTGAAAATAAATTAGTAGTAAGTATTGCAATGATTTGCGTTGCTATATCTACATTAGCTACTAACATTGCAGCAAATATTGTGAGTCCCGCAAATGATTTTGCACAGCTGGCTCCATCAAAAATTGATTTCAGAAAAGGCGGATACATTACGGGAGTTATCGGAATTTTAATTCTCCCATGGAAATTAATTGCAGACCCTAACGGATATATTTTTATGTGGCTCGTAGCTTATTCAAGTCTGCTTGGTCCTGTTGGCGGAATTATGATAATTGATTATTTCTTCGTTCGCAAACAAAGATTGCATCTGAATGAATTGTACGATGTTAAGGGAGAGTATTCCTACTCAGGCGGATATAACAAAGCTGCATTGATTGCTTTACTGCTGGGTATATTACCTAATGTTCCGGGATTTTTACTGAATGTAAATCTTGTCGGGAAAGATATGTTCCCTCTGTGGTTATCAAATTTATATCACTATGCGTGGTTCATAGGATTTGCAATATCAGGACTCTTGTATTATGTGTTTATGAAAAACCGTGTTCCTGCCGCTGACACACAAACACTTTAA